A stretch of DNA from bacterium:
CCGCGAACACAAGCATTTCCGGTTCGTGGAGATGATCGAGAAGGAACTGGACCGCATCGCGCGCATTGTTCGCCAGATGTTCGAGCTATACAAGCCCGAAATCATCAAACCGGGGCAGGTGCAGCCTGCCCAGGTGATACGCGAGGTCACGGAATTGCTCGAAGGAAATGTCCGCGCACAGGGCGTCACCATGGAGATAGACACGCGCCGCGCCGCGCAGGCTGTCCTATTGCATGAGGACTCGCTCCGGCAGATTCTCTTCAGCGTCATTCAGAATGCCATTGAAGCATCGCCGAGCGGCGGCGTCGTGCGCATCGCAGCAAATTACGACGGCCGGCAACTCACCGTTTCCGTAACCGATCAGGGCTCCGGTATTCCTGAAGACGTCAAATCACGGATCTTTGACCCGTTCTTTACCACCAAGAGCGAACTGGCGTCTGGGGGCCTGGGGCTGGGCCTGTCCATTACAAAAGGAATCGTGGAAGCGATGGGCGGCAGTCTGACCTTCGAATCGGAAATCGACAAGGGCACAACCTTCTTCATTGGCCTGCCCGCCAAGTCCGGACCCGAAAACGACACCGCGTGAAGGAATAGGGCAAGTGGCGGACAGAGTACAGGCTCCTTTTAGGGAGCCTGTGCTGCTTATACCGGGGATGAGGGCGGCTGACCGGAGAATCGCCGTCGAGATATCAGATGGTCAATGCTCCAGATGCCGGAACCTGCGGCAGACATGAATAGAAACAGGAAGCAATACACCACCGCCGGTTCTCCATGGTTGATAATCGGCAGCAGGGCACTGGGGGCATGGGCTGTCCAATAGGCATAGGCCATTTCACCCGATGCGATGAAAGCCGCCCAGTGCGTCCACAGGCCCAGCATGATGAACAGTCCCCCGAAGAACTCTACCGTTCCACCAATCACCACGATATGTATCGGCGGCACGCCCGGCAAGGGCGGAAAACCGAACAACTTTTGTGATCCGTGCCATAGAAAGAGAAATCCCACCACAATCCGCAGCAAAGCATAGGTCTGCCGCTCATATTTTTGCATGAACATGGCCGCTCTCCGTAAGATGATCCGTAAGGCTCTTCTTCTTGAACGAGCCTGCATAGTTTGCGGTTCATCTTTGCCGAAAAGATTTCATCTTTCCGGGGATCAAAACTCCAGCAAACCCAATTCCCGTAAGGCCAGATACCCTGCCCCGACCACGCCCGCCGAATCTCCCAGTACGGCTTTCAAGATTGGGATATTCGTACGGGGAGGGCCAAAGAGAGATTGCTTAAGATAGAATGGTACACGGCCATACCAACAGGGCACGTTGGAAACGCCGCCGCCGAGGATGATCGCTTCAAGATCAAAGCCATTCACCGCATTGGCAAAAACCTCCCCCATGAAATAACAGCTCTCTTCAAACAGGTTGGCGGCGTCGCGATCTCCAGCCAGAGCGCGCTGGTAGATCTGCGGGACTTCCATGTGCTGGCCGCAGAGTTCGGCATACCGGCGGCTGAGACTCGAGCCGGAAAGGTAAGCCTCCGCGCAGCCGCGCCGCCCACACTCACAAAGCCGGCCCTGATAATCAATGGTGCAGTGCCCGATCTCCCCCGCCCCGCCCAGCGCGCCGCGATACAGCTTGCCGTCCAGCACCAGCCCGCAACCTAATCCCGTCCCTAAAATTACCGCCATCACAAAGCGGTACGTCCCCGCACACTGGGCAAAGTACTCGGCGATGCCGAGGCAGTTGGCATCGTTCTCGACCGCCAGCGGCACCCCGAATTCCCGCCGCAGC
This window harbors:
- a CDS encoding DoxX family protein yields the protein MFMQKYERQTYALLRIVVGFLFLWHGSQKLFGFPPLPGVPPIHIVVIGGTVEFFGGLFIMLGLWTHWAAFIASGEMAYAYWTAHAPSALLPIINHGEPAVVYCFLFLFMSAAGSGIWSIDHLISRRRFSGQPPSSPV
- a CDS encoding ROK family protein; the protein is MSTQTYVIGIDLGGTKVEACLLDAQRNVLSRCRTPSEPALGLDRVCQNIHKVVLEVAGGKPFSAVGIGTPGTYLPLQDMLFGSPHTPVYETPGFVSRLRREFGVPLAVENDANCLGIAEYFAQCAGTYRFVMAVILGTGLGCGLVLDGKLYRGALGGAGEIGHCTIDYQGRLCECGRRGCAEAYLSGSSLSRRYAELCGQHMEVPQIYQRALAGDRDAANLFEESCYFMGEVFANAVNGFDLEAIILGGGVSNVPCWYGRVPFYLKQSLFGPPRTNIPILKAVLGDSAGVVGAGYLALRELGLLEF